The Thermodesulfobacteriota bacterium genome contains a region encoding:
- a CDS encoding DoxX family protein has translation MDFFMSRFAAQTYAAMRIVAGLLYMCHGAQKLFGFPLPVPAAPPFILYVAGPIEFVGGLLIAAGLCTRWTAFICSGQMAAAYWFAHFPRGPFPLANGGELAALYCFIFLFFFANGPGIWSLDAAFFSRDAGTRTP, from the coding sequence CGCGCAGACCTACGCCGCGATGCGGATCGTCGCCGGGCTGCTCTACATGTGCCACGGCGCCCAGAAGCTGTTCGGGTTTCCCCTGCCCGTTCCGGCGGCTCCCCCGTTCATCCTGTACGTCGCGGGGCCCATCGAATTCGTGGGTGGACTGCTGATCGCCGCCGGCCTCTGCACCCGCTGGACCGCCTTTATCTGCTCCGGGCAAATGGCGGCGGCATACTGGTTCGCCCATTTTCCCCGGGGGCCCTTTCCCCTGGCCAACGGCGGTGAGCTCGCCGCCCTGTACTGCTTCATCTTCCTGTTCTTTTTCGCGAACGGACCGGGGATATGGAGCCTCGACGCAGCGTTTTTCAGCCGAGACGCCGGAACGCGGACGCCTTGA